A stretch of Streptomyces vietnamensis DNA encodes these proteins:
- a CDS encoding SRPBCC family protein, translated as MLERNPGANRLAEEFESYLQARLERALTGVGHRIGSAAEKVGAASIHPRDLLHGAGDQGRKLVEHVTPGKASLASTASHIAGTASQAKDKLSHAKDTAAHAKDALVDKVTPDGSDEPHSSATNAGHKSLKIIEDIDVGVPVEEAYDQWTQFQEFSRFAKGVVSVDQEDDTTTQWQVKVAKATRAWKATITEQVPDERIAWTSEGAKGTTRGVVTFHPLGENLTKVLLVIEYYPKGIVEKAGSLVRAQGRRARLDLKAFRTFVMLKGEATGSWRGEIHGGKVVAGPDEDESQAGHEPGEDSDSEEEDEADEADEYDEEEEEPEEPEAQYEDDEEDEEEEEPEEPEAQYEDDEEDEEEEEPEEPEAQYEDDEEADEEPRTRRSRKS; from the coding sequence ATGCTGGAACGGAATCCCGGAGCCAATCGCCTGGCGGAGGAGTTCGAGTCCTACCTGCAAGCACGTCTCGAGCGGGCGCTGACGGGCGTGGGGCACCGCATCGGCAGCGCGGCGGAAAAGGTGGGAGCGGCAAGCATCCACCCGCGCGACCTCCTCCACGGCGCCGGCGATCAGGGCAGGAAACTGGTCGAGCACGTGACGCCCGGCAAGGCGTCACTCGCCTCGACCGCATCCCACATCGCGGGCACGGCTTCCCAGGCCAAGGACAAGCTGTCCCATGCCAAGGACACTGCCGCGCACGCCAAGGACGCACTCGTCGACAAGGTGACTCCTGATGGCTCGGACGAGCCGCACTCGTCCGCCACGAACGCGGGCCACAAGAGCCTGAAGATCATCGAGGACATCGACGTCGGGGTTCCGGTCGAGGAGGCGTACGACCAGTGGACCCAGTTCCAGGAGTTCAGTCGGTTCGCCAAGGGTGTGGTCTCCGTCGACCAGGAGGACGACACGACCACGCAGTGGCAGGTGAAGGTCGCCAAGGCGACCCGTGCCTGGAAGGCGACCATCACCGAGCAGGTCCCCGATGAGCGCATCGCCTGGACCTCGGAGGGGGCCAAGGGCACGACCAGGGGTGTGGTCACGTTCCACCCGTTGGGCGAGAACCTGACCAAGGTCCTCCTCGTCATCGAGTACTACCCCAAGGGAATCGTCGAGAAGGCGGGCAGTCTCGTGCGGGCGCAGGGCCGTCGGGCCCGGCTCGACCTCAAGGCGTTCCGCACGTTCGTCATGCTGAAGGGCGAGGCGACCGGAAGCTGGCGTGGGGAGATCCACGGCGGCAAGGTGGTCGCCGGCCCCGACGAGGACGAATCCCAAGCCGGGCACGAGCCCGGGGAGGACTCGGACTCGGAAGAGGAGGACGAGGCGGACGAGGCGGACGAGTACGACGAGGAAGAGGAGGAGCCTGAGGAGCCGGAGGCCCAGTACGAGGACGACGAGGAAGACGAGGAAGAAGAGGAGCCTGAGGAGCCAGAGGCCCAGTACGAGGACGACGAGGAAGACGAGGAAGAAGAGGAGCCTGAGGAACCGGAGGCCCAGTACGAGGACGACGAGGAAGCGGACGAGGAACCCCGCACCCGTCGGAGCCGTAAGAGCTGA
- a CDS encoding gas vesicle protein: MLDKGIVIVGDIRINLLDIELLTIRLRLLVASVDKAREIGIDWWENDPALSSRAEPRRELEEENARLRAEVEALRARPRSRSELPEGGTSRRRRTSAPDTERKDAAPERKTRRREAETRKRRAPADADADVDVDAETDTEPEKRRD; encoded by the coding sequence GTGCTCGACAAAGGCATCGTCATCGTCGGGGACATCAGGATCAACCTGCTCGACATCGAACTGCTGACCATCAGACTCCGGCTTCTGGTCGCCTCCGTCGACAAGGCGAGGGAGATCGGGATCGACTGGTGGGAGAACGACCCGGCCCTCTCTTCACGGGCCGAGCCCAGACGGGAACTGGAGGAGGAGAACGCTCGTCTGCGTGCCGAGGTCGAGGCGCTCCGCGCGCGGCCCCGCTCCCGCTCCGAACTTCCGGAGGGCGGGACGAGCCGCCGACGGCGTACGTCCGCGCCGGATACGGAACGCAAGGACGCGGCACCCGAGCGCAAGACCAGGCGACGGGAGGCGGAAACCAGGAAACGGCGCGCCCCCGCAGACGCAGACGCGGACGTGGACGTGGACGCGGAGACCGACACCGAGCCGGAGAAGCGCCGGGACTGA
- a CDS encoding GvpL/GvpF family gas vesicle protein, which yields MDEELSYAYAVVRPTAALPEGPLTGVTGVASGAVRLVGAGAVAAAVGSVPRDDFSEAALKVHLENLDWLERVARAHHGVVEFLAAHTTVLPLRLATVYVDDDRVRDVLRRGQETFTRMLNRFADHVEWGVKVYAEIPRGPAAPEEADTAVSDPGRTYLRRRRQQREDRGAAWSAAAEAVRRIEAEAGQIAVEWARHRPQQGQLAVGTGENVANDSYLVPGSRSEEFRERVRRSTQELRGVRVEITGPWAPYSFAVLPEPEASEEGPRP from the coding sequence ATGGACGAAGAGCTCAGCTACGCGTACGCCGTCGTGCGTCCCACCGCAGCCCTGCCGGAGGGCCCCTTGACCGGTGTCACGGGCGTGGCCTCGGGAGCGGTGCGGCTGGTGGGTGCGGGGGCGGTGGCGGCCGCAGTCGGTTCCGTGCCCCGGGACGACTTCTCCGAAGCGGCACTGAAGGTCCACCTGGAGAACCTGGACTGGCTCGAGCGCGTCGCGCGGGCGCACCACGGTGTCGTGGAATTCCTCGCGGCGCACACCACGGTGCTGCCCCTGCGGCTCGCGACGGTCTACGTGGACGACGACCGGGTGCGCGACGTACTGCGCCGCGGTCAGGAAACCTTCACGCGCATGCTGAACCGGTTCGCCGATCACGTGGAATGGGGGGTGAAGGTCTACGCGGAGATCCCCCGGGGCCCTGCCGCACCCGAGGAGGCCGACACTGCGGTCTCCGATCCCGGGCGGACCTACCTGCGCCGGCGCCGGCAGCAGCGCGAGGACCGCGGGGCCGCCTGGTCCGCTGCGGCGGAGGCGGTGCGCAGGATCGAGGCGGAGGCCGGCCAGATCGCCGTGGAGTGGGCGCGGCACCGTCCGCAGCAGGGTCAACTGGCGGTGGGTACCGGGGAGAACGTCGCCAACGACTCCTACCTCGTGCCGGGCAGCCGGTCCGAGGAGTTCCGCGAGCGCGTCCGGCGTTCGACCCAGGAGCTGCGCGGCGTACGAGTCGAGATCACCGGGCCCTGGGCGCCCTACTCCTTCGCGGTGCTCCCGGAGCCGGAAGCGTCGGAAGAGGGGCCCCGACCGTGA
- a CDS encoding gas vesicle protein yields MTAHDEAALAQRQVALIDLLDRLLSGGVVLTGDLVLSIADIDLVRIALRAVIVGVQEDDRWGLTIRGHGPEGTSGERAP; encoded by the coding sequence GTGACGGCTCACGACGAAGCGGCGCTCGCGCAGCGGCAGGTGGCCCTCATCGACCTCCTGGACCGGCTCCTGAGCGGAGGCGTCGTCCTGACCGGCGACCTGGTCCTGTCCATCGCGGACATCGACTTGGTCAGGATCGCTCTGCGTGCCGTCATCGTCGGCGTCCAGGAGGACGACCGGTGGGGCCTCACCATCCGCGGCCACGGACCGGAGGGAACCAGCGGTGAGCGAGCCCCCTGA
- a CDS encoding gas vesicle protein K, whose translation MADATPDRRREVADAARRAFALLPARADELPAVDRRTHQPARRLRADPETVERDLVTLVLTIVELLRQLMERQALHRVDQGDLTEDQEERLGLTLMLLHDRMIELCEHYGLTLEDLNLDLGPLGTLLPP comes from the coding sequence ATCGCCGACGCCACGCCCGACCGTCGGCGCGAGGTCGCCGACGCCGCGCGGCGTGCCTTCGCCCTGCTGCCGGCGCGCGCGGACGAACTGCCGGCCGTCGACCGCCGGACACACCAGCCCGCGCGCCGTCTCCGCGCGGACCCGGAGACCGTGGAGCGGGACCTCGTCACCCTCGTGCTGACCATCGTCGAGCTGCTGCGCCAGCTGATGGAACGCCAGGCCCTGCACCGCGTGGACCAAGGCGATCTCACCGAGGATCAGGAAGAGAGGCTGGGTCTGACGCTGATGCTCCTCCACGACCGGATGATCGAACTCTGCGAGCACTACGGCCTGACCCTGGAGGACCTCAATCTCGACCTCGGCCCTCTGGGCACGCTCCTGCCGCCCTGA
- a CDS encoding TIGR03557 family F420-dependent LLM class oxidoreductase, which produces MMHIGYTMMTEQAGPRELVGHVVEAERVGFDFSVISDHSFPWLSSQGHAPYAWSVLGAAAQATSEIPLMTYVTCPTFRYHPVVIAQKAATLQLLSEGRFRLGLGSGENLNEHVVGRGWPSARVRLAMLEEATEIIRALFTGEYVTRHGRHFQVDDARLWDVPDTTPPLGIAVSGPLSCALAGRHADLVITTEPKRELLDAFDARGGTGKPRMGQLPVCYDADRDAATARAHEQFRWALGGWRLNAELPLPAGFEQASEHTRPEDVAKSIPCGDDVEAVVEAARPFAEAGFTDLALVQIGGAHQMPFLHWAETALLPALRDL; this is translated from the coding sequence ATGATGCACATCGGGTACACGATGATGACCGAGCAGGCAGGCCCCCGTGAGCTGGTCGGACACGTGGTCGAGGCGGAGCGGGTCGGATTCGACTTCTCCGTGATCTCGGACCACTCCTTCCCCTGGCTGAGCTCACAGGGACACGCCCCGTACGCGTGGAGCGTCCTGGGAGCGGCGGCCCAGGCGACCTCGGAGATTCCGCTGATGACCTACGTGACCTGTCCGACCTTCCGCTACCACCCCGTGGTGATCGCCCAGAAGGCCGCGACGCTCCAGCTCCTCTCCGAAGGCAGGTTCCGGCTCGGCCTCGGCTCGGGCGAGAACCTCAACGAGCACGTCGTCGGCCGGGGCTGGCCCTCGGCGCGCGTGCGCCTCGCCATGCTGGAAGAGGCCACCGAGATCATCCGCGCCCTCTTCACGGGGGAGTACGTGACACGGCACGGCCGCCACTTCCAGGTCGACGACGCCAGACTCTGGGACGTCCCCGACACGACGCCGCCCCTCGGCATCGCGGTGTCCGGCCCCCTCTCCTGCGCACTCGCCGGGCGGCACGCCGACCTGGTGATCACCACGGAACCGAAACGCGAACTCCTCGACGCCTTCGACGCCCGGGGCGGCACGGGAAAGCCCCGCATGGGGCAGCTGCCCGTCTGTTACGACGCCGACCGGGACGCGGCCACGGCCCGCGCCCACGAACAGTTCCGGTGGGCACTGGGCGGCTGGCGCCTCAACGCCGAGCTCCCGCTCCCGGCGGGCTTCGAGCAGGCGTCCGAGCACACCCGGCCGGAGGACGTGGCGAAGAGCATCCCCTGCGGGGACGACGTGGAGGCCGTCGTGGAGGCGGCCCGCCCCTTCGCCGAGGCCGGGTTCACCGACCTCGCCCTCGTCCAGATCGGCGGCGCCCACCAGATGCCCTTCCTCCACTGGGCGGAGACGGCCCTGCTGCCCGCCCTCCGCGACCTGTAG
- a CDS encoding HAD family hydrolase, whose protein sequence is MDRAALFDVDGTLVDSNHLHVVAWWEAFRQHGHRVATHAVHRAIGLPGAQLIDHVLDRSRDRSDDGRLGTAHDTVYGTFHERLEAFDRAGDLLRTLAGDGWKIVLVTSAKDRELDALRRAIDADDALTATASADDVEEGKPAPDPLEHALSLVGVPADRAVFVGDSVWDMRAARRAHVVCAGLLCGGIPRADLTEAGAVAVYDDPADLLAHLHTSPFGTVRAGTATAGRSSDG, encoded by the coding sequence ATGGACCGCGCCGCACTCTTCGACGTCGACGGAACCCTCGTCGACTCCAACCACCTGCACGTCGTGGCCTGGTGGGAAGCCTTCCGGCAGCACGGCCACCGGGTGGCGACGCACGCCGTGCACCGTGCCATCGGCCTGCCGGGCGCACAGCTCATCGACCACGTGCTCGACCGCTCCCGCGACCGGTCGGACGACGGCCGGCTCGGCACCGCCCACGACACCGTCTACGGCACGTTCCACGAGCGCCTCGAAGCCTTCGACAGGGCCGGTGACCTGCTACGGACGCTCGCGGGCGACGGCTGGAAGATCGTCCTGGTCACCTCGGCCAAGGACCGGGAGCTGGACGCCCTGCGCCGGGCCATCGACGCCGACGACGCCCTCACGGCCACCGCCTCCGCCGACGACGTCGAGGAGGGCAAGCCCGCCCCCGACCCGCTCGAACACGCCCTCTCGCTCGTCGGCGTGCCCGCCGACCGGGCCGTGTTCGTCGGCGACAGCGTCTGGGACATGAGGGCCGCGCGCCGCGCCCACGTGGTGTGTGCCGGGCTGCTGTGCGGCGGCATCCCACGCGCCGACCTCACCGAGGCGGGCGCCGTCGCCGTGTACGACGACCCGGCCGACCTCCTCGCCCACCTGCACACCAGCCCCTTCGGAACCGTCCGCGCCGGGACCGCCACGGCCGGGCGGTCGAGCGACGGGTAG
- a CDS encoding DNA topoisomerase IB has protein sequence MRLRTSDPDRPGWRRVRHGRGFRYLDADGAPLGPEDRARVVALVIPPAWRDVWVCPWPNGHIQAVGTDAAGRRQYLYHEEFRRRQEEAKHAHVRQVARSLPRLRRAVTRDLDRRGLCRDRVLACAVRLLDLGFFRVGGEQYRRDNSSYGLTTLLREHARCTRGEICLGYPAKSGRRQTRALVDAPAYEVVRALLRRRGGGDRLFAYWEGRAWHEVRAEELNAYLRERAGNDITAKDFRTWHATVLAAVALAVSSPVADDSQAARAKAERRAVREVSDYLGNTPAVCRASYIDPLVVERFEEGVTVAPALKRLGEDGGFGHPATRGAVERAVLRLLG, from the coding sequence GTGCGGCTGAGGACGAGCGATCCGGACCGGCCGGGCTGGCGGCGGGTCCGCCACGGCCGCGGTTTCCGCTACCTGGACGCCGACGGCGCACCCCTGGGCCCGGAGGACCGGGCCAGGGTCGTGGCGCTCGTCATCCCTCCCGCGTGGCGGGACGTCTGGGTCTGTCCCTGGCCCAACGGGCACATCCAGGCCGTCGGCACGGATGCGGCGGGCCGTCGGCAGTACCTGTACCACGAGGAGTTCCGGCGCCGGCAGGAGGAGGCGAAGCACGCGCACGTGCGGCAGGTCGCCCGCAGCCTTCCCCGGCTGCGCCGGGCCGTCACGCGCGACCTGGACCGGCGCGGTCTCTGCCGGGACCGGGTCCTCGCCTGCGCGGTACGCCTCCTCGACCTCGGCTTCTTCCGCGTCGGCGGCGAGCAGTACCGGCGGGACAATTCCTCGTACGGCCTGACCACCCTGCTCCGCGAGCACGCGCGCTGCACACGCGGGGAGATCTGCCTGGGCTATCCGGCGAAGTCGGGCCGCCGGCAGACCCGCGCCCTCGTGGACGCGCCGGCGTACGAGGTCGTCCGCGCCCTGTTGCGGCGGCGCGGCGGTGGCGACCGGCTGTTCGCGTACTGGGAGGGGCGGGCCTGGCACGAGGTCCGGGCGGAGGAGCTCAACGCGTATCTGCGGGAGCGCGCGGGGAACGACATCACCGCGAAGGACTTCCGGACCTGGCACGCCACGGTCCTCGCCGCCGTCGCGCTCGCGGTCTCGTCGCCGGTGGCGGACGACTCGCAGGCGGCGCGGGCGAAGGCGGAGCGGCGGGCGGTCCGGGAGGTCAGCGACTACCTCGGCAACACGCCCGCGGTCTGCCGGGCCTCGTACATCGACCCGCTCGTCGTCGAACGCTTCGAGGAGGGCGTCACGGTCGCCCCGGCGCTGAAACGCCTCGGAGAGGACGGCGGCTTCGGGCACCCGGCCACCCGCGGCGCGGTGGAGCGCGCGGTGCTGCGCCTGCTCGGCTGA
- a CDS encoding cytochrome P450, which translates to MTPLIQDRTVALLLQGYGWLPDLRRRAPNGDVVRTRLLGRTAVALHGPEAVHFFYDEGHVRRAGALPGPVLDTLFGRGAVHTLDGADHRVRKALFVAGLTDPAAVASFVDHAETAWRAAFAPSGGREVVLFEEAALVLARAVRDWAGLPYDDGEVGGLARDCLAMVDGFATPGPRHLRARRARSRQEGVLARAVEEARGSTVSAADTPFAAFVRHRDAGAGLLDLHTAAVELLNVARPAIAIAWFVAFAGHALHRWPETREHLRDDGPGAYATAFAHEVRRFYPFVPFVGGLAARDLEWRGEPIPEDALLLLDVYGQNHDAALWPDPYRFDPGRFLSRPPHPDALIPQGGGDVHTGHRCPGEDITVAVLAALSRALARQEWTVPPQDLRIPLRRIPTAPRSGFRIALPPV; encoded by the coding sequence ATGACCCCACTGATCCAGGACCGTACCGTCGCCCTGCTGCTCCAGGGATACGGCTGGCTGCCGGATCTGCGCCGCCGGGCGCCGAACGGCGACGTCGTCCGGACCCGGCTGCTCGGCCGGACCGCCGTCGCGCTGCACGGGCCCGAAGCGGTGCACTTCTTCTACGACGAAGGCCATGTCCGTCGCGCCGGCGCACTGCCCGGACCCGTGCTCGACACGCTGTTCGGGCGGGGCGCCGTGCACACCCTGGACGGCGCCGACCACCGCGTGCGGAAGGCGCTCTTCGTCGCCGGACTGACCGATCCGGCGGCCGTCGCCTCGTTCGTCGACCACGCCGAGACCGCCTGGCGGGCGGCGTTCGCCCCGTCCGGCGGGCGCGAGGTCGTGCTCTTCGAGGAGGCGGCGCTCGTGCTCGCACGGGCCGTCCGCGACTGGGCGGGGCTGCCGTACGACGACGGGGAGGTCGGCGGCCTGGCACGGGACTGCCTCGCCATGGTCGACGGCTTCGCCACCCCCGGCCCGCGGCATCTGCGGGCCCGCCGTGCCCGGTCCCGCCAGGAGGGCGTCCTCGCCCGTGCGGTCGAGGAGGCGCGGGGGTCGACGGTGTCCGCGGCGGACACGCCGTTCGCGGCGTTCGTCCGGCACCGGGATGCCGGCGCCGGCCTGCTCGACCTCCACACCGCCGCCGTGGAGCTCCTGAACGTCGCCCGCCCCGCCATCGCCATCGCCTGGTTCGTGGCGTTCGCGGGGCACGCGCTGCACCGGTGGCCCGAGACCCGGGAACACCTGCGCGACGACGGCCCCGGCGCCTACGCCACCGCCTTCGCCCACGAGGTCCGCCGGTTCTACCCCTTCGTGCCGTTCGTCGGCGGACTCGCCGCCCGTGACCTGGAATGGCGGGGCGAGCCGATCCCCGAGGACGCGCTGCTCCTCCTCGACGTGTACGGGCAGAACCACGACGCGGCCCTGTGGCCGGACCCGTACCGCTTCGACCCCGGGCGCTTCCTCTCCCGCCCGCCGCACCCGGACGCCCTGATCCCGCAGGGCGGCGGCGATGTCCACACCGGCCATCGCTGCCCCGGCGAGGACATCACGGTCGCCGTCCTCGCGGCCCTCTCGCGCGCACTGGCCCGGCAGGAGTGGACGGTGCCCCCGCAGGACCTGCGGATCCCCCTGCGGCGGATCCCGACCGCGCCCCGCAGCGGCTTCCGGATCGCTCTCCCGCCGGTCTGA
- a CDS encoding DUF6328 family protein, with protein MTATRRLTEAEWHIVEETAAAHRPPAPHPPEGARERVNRRWQEVLQETRVAQTGVQILFGFLLSLAFTVRFRELGGFDRGLYVVTVVLAASSTAALIAPVSLHRCLSGLRLKEELVTAAGRLMVCGMVLLALTVACTLMLILNVVLGGALAAGIVVGGVMLWFALCWYVTPYRLRRKALSRIRDGGGAG; from the coding sequence ATGACCGCGACGAGGCGCCTGACGGAGGCCGAGTGGCACATCGTGGAGGAGACGGCGGCGGCGCACCGGCCACCGGCGCCGCACCCGCCGGAGGGTGCCAGGGAGCGGGTCAACAGACGCTGGCAGGAAGTCCTTCAGGAGACCCGGGTCGCCCAGACCGGCGTGCAGATCCTGTTCGGCTTCCTGCTGAGCCTCGCCTTCACCGTCCGCTTCCGTGAACTCGGCGGCTTCGACCGCGGACTGTACGTCGTCACCGTCGTCCTCGCCGCCTCCTCGACCGCCGCCCTGATCGCCCCGGTCTCCCTCCACCGCTGCCTCTCCGGGCTGCGGCTGAAGGAGGAGCTCGTGACCGCCGCCGGGCGGCTCATGGTCTGTGGCATGGTCCTCCTCGCCCTGACCGTCGCCTGCACGCTCATGCTCATCCTGAACGTGGTCCTCGGCGGCGCGCTGGCCGCCGGGATCGTCGTCGGCGGCGTGATGCTGTGGTTCGCCCTCTGCTGGTACGTCACCCCGTACCGCCTGCGGCGCAAGGCGCTGTCACGGATCCGGGACGGAGGAGGAGCGGGATGA
- a CDS encoding metallophosphoesterase family protein, with protein sequence MTSRGERNGAVVRVAAVGDIHLGADCRGLLRPSFETLPLCADLLLLAGDLTRHGTVPEAEVVAGEVRDLGVPVVAVLGNHDYHSEQEAEVTRVLTDAGITVLEGDGVVLPVAGGKVGVAGAKGFCGGFAGRSAGEFGEREMKDFVRSARRGAEGLHRALAEISADGCGARIALTHFAPVPDTLAGEPVEIYPFLGSYLLAEAIDGAGADLAVHGHAHLGTEHGMTVGGVRVRNVAQPVIGRAFALYHLPLADPASAPDPA encoded by the coding sequence GTGACCTCCCGCGGCGAACGGAACGGCGCCGTCGTCCGGGTGGCGGCCGTGGGCGACATCCATCTGGGCGCGGACTGCCGGGGCCTGCTGCGCCCGTCCTTCGAGACCCTGCCGCTCTGCGCGGACCTGCTCCTCCTCGCCGGCGACCTCACCCGGCACGGCACCGTCCCGGAGGCGGAGGTGGTCGCCGGGGAGGTCCGCGACCTCGGCGTCCCCGTGGTCGCCGTGCTCGGCAACCACGACTACCACTCCGAGCAGGAGGCCGAGGTCACGCGGGTCCTCACCGACGCCGGGATCACGGTCCTGGAGGGGGACGGGGTGGTCCTTCCGGTGGCCGGCGGCAAGGTAGGCGTCGCCGGGGCGAAGGGCTTCTGCGGCGGCTTCGCCGGCCGCAGCGCGGGAGAGTTCGGCGAGCGCGAGATGAAGGACTTCGTCCGCAGCGCCCGCCGCGGCGCCGAAGGCCTGCACCGGGCCCTGGCCGAGATTTCCGCCGACGGCTGCGGGGCCAGGATCGCCCTGACCCACTTCGCGCCCGTGCCCGACACCCTCGCGGGCGAACCGGTCGAGATCTATCCCTTCCTGGGCAGCTACCTCCTCGCGGAGGCCATCGACGGGGCGGGCGCCGACCTCGCGGTCCACGGCCATGCCCACCTGGGCACCGAGCACGGCATGACGGTGGGCGGGGTGCGCGTCCGGAACGTCGCCCAGCCCGTGATCGGCAGGGCGTTCGCGCTGTACCACCTCCCGCTCGCCGACCCTGCGTCCGCCCCGGACCCGGCCTGA
- a CDS encoding thiamine pyrophosphate-requiring protein has translation MKVSDYVLERLRDWEVSHVFAYPGDGINGLLAAWGRAEDRPRFVQSRHEEMSAFEAVGYAKFSGRTGVCAATSGPGAIHLLNGLYDAKLDHVPVVAIVGQTDRSAMGGSYQQEVDLACLYKDVASEFCEVVTVPAQLPNVLDRAMRVAATRRTVTAVIIPADVQELEYEPPSHAFKQVPSSLGAPFSLPVPAAEELARAAEVLNAGEKVAMLIGQGARRARTEVQQVAELLGAGVAKALLGKDALPDTLPYVTGSIGLLGTRPSYEMMRDCDTLLVVGSSFPYTQFLPEFEQARAVQIDLDPSMVGLRYPFEVNLVGDAGETLRRLIPMLDHRSDGTWRRTIEDNTARWWEVMQRRAEVSADPINPEYVVHALDALLPDDAIVAADSGSAANWYARHLRMRGEMRGSLSGTLATMGPGVPYAIGAKFAHPDRPAIAIVGDGAMQMNGLAELITAAKYHREWSDPRVVVAVLNNQDLNQVTWEMRAMQGAPQFEPSQGLPDLHYADIARQLGLDGVRVERPEDVESAWRQALAADRPFVIDFRTDPAVPPIPPHATWDQIKDAALSVLKGDSDRASVVRQGMKAKIQELLPGGGRG, from the coding sequence ATGAAGGTTTCCGACTACGTACTGGAGCGGCTGCGTGACTGGGAGGTGTCCCACGTCTTCGCCTACCCCGGTGACGGCATCAACGGGCTGCTGGCCGCCTGGGGGCGCGCGGAGGACCGGCCGCGGTTCGTCCAGTCGCGGCACGAGGAGATGTCGGCTTTCGAGGCGGTCGGGTACGCGAAGTTCTCCGGCCGGACCGGGGTGTGCGCGGCGACGTCGGGGCCGGGTGCCATCCACCTGTTGAACGGCCTGTACGACGCGAAGCTCGACCACGTGCCCGTGGTGGCGATCGTCGGCCAGACCGATCGCAGCGCGATGGGCGGCTCCTACCAGCAGGAGGTCGACCTGGCCTGCCTGTACAAGGACGTGGCGTCGGAGTTCTGCGAGGTGGTCACCGTCCCCGCCCAGCTGCCGAACGTGCTGGACCGGGCGATGCGGGTGGCCGCCACCCGGCGCACGGTCACCGCCGTGATCATCCCGGCGGACGTGCAGGAGCTGGAGTACGAGCCTCCCTCGCACGCGTTCAAGCAGGTTCCCTCCAGCCTCGGCGCCCCCTTCTCCCTTCCGGTCCCGGCCGCGGAGGAGTTGGCGAGGGCGGCGGAGGTCCTCAACGCCGGCGAGAAGGTGGCCATGCTGATCGGGCAGGGCGCGCGCAGGGCCCGCACGGAGGTCCAGCAGGTCGCCGAACTGCTCGGCGCGGGCGTGGCGAAGGCCCTGCTCGGCAAGGACGCGCTGCCGGACACGCTGCCGTACGTCACCGGGTCGATCGGCCTGCTCGGCACCCGTCCCTCCTACGAGATGATGCGCGACTGCGACACCCTGCTCGTGGTGGGCTCCAGCTTCCCCTACACCCAGTTCCTGCCCGAGTTCGAGCAGGCCAGGGCGGTGCAGATCGATCTGGATCCGTCCATGGTGGGCTTGCGCTACCCGTTCGAGGTCAATCTGGTCGGTGACGCAGGCGAGACGCTGCGCCGGCTGATCCCGATGCTGGACCACAGGTCGGACGGCACGTGGCGCAGGACGATCGAGGACAACACGGCGCGCTGGTGGGAGGTGATGCAGCGCCGTGCCGAGGTCTCCGCGGACCCGATCAACCCCGAGTACGTCGTCCACGCCCTGGACGCGCTGCTGCCCGACGATGCGATCGTGGCCGCGGACTCCGGGTCGGCGGCGAACTGGTACGCCCGCCATCTGCGGATGCGCGGGGAGATGCGGGGCTCGCTGTCGGGCACCCTGGCGACCATGGGGCCGGGGGTCCCGTACGCGATCGGCGCGAAGTTCGCGCATCCCGACCGGCCGGCGATCGCGATCGTCGGGGACGGCGCCATGCAGATGAACGGCCTCGCGGAGCTGATCACCGCCGCGAAGTACCACCGGGAGTGGTCCGACCCGCGCGTCGTGGTCGCGGTGCTCAACAACCAGGACCTCAACCAGGTCACCTGGGAGATGCGCGCCATGCAGGGCGCCCCGCAGTTCGAGCCCTCGCAGGGCCTGCCCGACCTGCACTATGCCGACATCGCCCGGCAGTTGGGTCTGGACGGGGTGCGGGTGGAGCGACCGGAGGACGTGGAGTCGGCGTGGCGTCAGGCCCTCGCGGCGGACCGGCCGTTCGTCATCGACTTCCGCACGGATCCGGCGGTGCCTCCGATCCCGCCGCACGCCACCTGGGACCAGATCAAGGACGCGGCCCTGTCGGTCCTCAAGGGCGACAGCGACCGGGCGTCGGTGGTCCGGCAGGGCATGAAGGCGAAGATCCAGGAGCTCCTGCCCGGCGGTGGACGGGGCTGA